One window of the Rissa tridactyla isolate bRisTri1 chromosome 9, bRisTri1.patW.cur.20221130, whole genome shotgun sequence genome contains the following:
- the ANPEP gene encoding aminopeptidase N: MAAGFFISKSVGIVAIVLGLGAVATIIALSVVYAQEKNKGTDPGNAETTTAAVPATTAASSTTAAPNNPWNRWRLPATLMPESYEVTLQPFLTPDANNMYIFKGNSSVVFVCKEATNLILIHSNKLNYTMQGSFLVSLEAVDGSSAPLISKTWLESPTQYLVVQLDGQLQKDRRYRLFSIFTGELADDLAGFYRSEYVDELGNTKVVATTQMQAADARKAFPCFDEPAMKATFTVTLIHPSDHKAISNMPVNSTQQMKDNNNWNITTFQTTPKMSTYLLAFIVSEFDYVENTSENVLIRIWGRPKAIAEGQGNYALKVTGPILKFFEESYNMSYPLPKSDQVGLPDFNAGAMENWGLVTYRENSLLFDNNYSSISNKERVVTVIAHELAHQWFGNLVTLRWWNDLWLNEGFASYVEYLGADSAEPSWNIKDLMVLNEVYAVMATDALATSHPLTFSEEEINTPAQISEVFDSIAYSKGASVLRMLSDFLTEDVFREGLQTYIKTFAYGNTKYTDLWQHLQQAVEKNNVVLPSSIGGIMDTWTLQMGFPVVTVNTLDGTISQKHFLLDPNSKVDRPSPFNYSWIVPVTWMTNETMGDRYWLTKVSDTNDTFKVGSARWLLLNLNVSGYFRVNYNQENWDQLLAQLSSNHQVIPVINRAQIIDDAFNLARAKYVNVTLALSTTRFLSQETEYMPWEAALNNLHYFQLMFDRSEVFGVMTKYIQKQVTPLFNHYKNITGNWSNIPEDLMDQYNEINAISTACSYGIAECQKLATDYYVQWQQNMSHNPIPPNLRSSIYCSIVATGGEEAWTFIWDKFQEATVVSEADKLRTALSCSREPWILNRYLQYTLDPKKIRKQDATATINSIASNVVGQPLAWDFIRGNWKMLFSQYGGGSFSFSRLILSVTQRFSTEFELQQLQQFKEDNQDVGFGSGTRALEQALERTRANINWVNENQQTVLSWFQGEIMAPRR, from the exons ATGGCAGCCGGTTTCTTCATCAGCAAGAGTGTGGGCATCGTGGCCATTGTGCTGGGCCTGGGGGCCGTGGCCACCATCATCGCGCTCTCGGTGGTGTATGCCCAGGAGAAGAACAAGGGGACAGATCCTGGCAATGCTGAGACCACCACCGCCGCCGTTCCCGCCACCACGGCTGCCTCCAGCACCACCGCCGCCCCCAACAACCCCTGGAACCGGTGGAGGCTGCCGGCGACGCTGATGCCAGAATCCTACGAGGTGACCCTGCAGCCCTTCCTGACGCCCGACGCCAACAACATGTACATCTTCAAGGGCAACAGCAGCGTGGTCTTTGTCTGCAAGGAAGCCACCAACCTCATCCTCATCCACAGCAACAAGCTGAACTACACCATGCAGGGGTCCTTCCTCGTCTCGTTGGAGGCAGTGGATGGCTCCAGTGCCCCTCTCATCTCCAAAACCTGGCTGGAGAGCCCCACCCAGTACCTGGTGGTGCAGCTGGACGGCCAGCTGCAGAAGGACCGGCGCTACCGACTCTTCAGCATCTTCACGGGGGAGCTGGCTGATGACCTGGCCGGCTTCTACCGCAGCGAATACGTGGATGAGTTGGGCAACAC GAAGGTGGTGGCCACCACTCAGATGCAGGCAGCAGACGCGCGGAAAGCCTTCCCCTGCTTTGATGAGCCGGCCATGAAAGCCACCTTCACGGTGACGCTGATCCATCCCTCTGACCACAAAGCCATTTCCAACATGCCTGTCAACA GCACCCAGCAGATGAAGGACAACAATAATTGGAACATCACCACGTTCCAGACCACCCCCAAAATGTCCACCTACCTGCTGGCCTTCATCGTCAGCGAGTTCGACTATGTGGAGAATACCTCGGAGAACGTGCtg ATCCGCATCTGGGGCCGCCCCAAGGCCATCGCTGAGGGCCAGGGCAACTATGCCCTCAAGgtgactggccccatcctcaagTTCTTTGAGGAAAGCTACAACATGTCGTACCCGCTGCCCAAGTCCG aCCAGGTCGGCCTCCCCGACTTCAACGCGGGCGCGATGGAGAACTGGGGTCTGGTGACCTACCGGGAGAACTCGCTGCTCTTTGACAACAACTACTCCTCCATCAGCAACAAGGAGCGGGTGGTGACCGTCATCGCCCATGAGCTGGCCCACCAG TGGTTCGGGAACCTGGTGACGCTGCGGTGGTGGAACGACCTGTGGCTGAACGAGGGCTTCGCCTCCTACGTGGAGTACCTGGGCGCCGACTCGGCAGAGCCCTCCTGGAACATC AAAGACCTGATGGTGCTGAACGAGGTGTACGCGGTGATGGCGACGGACGCCCTGGCCACCTCCCACCCGCTGACCTTCAGCGAGGAAGAGATCAACACCCCGGCCCAGATCAGCGAGGTCTTCGACAGCATCGCCTACAGCAAG GGCGCGTCCGTGCTGCGGATGCTCTCCGACTTCCTCACCGAGGACGTGTTCCGGGAGGGGCTGCAG ACCTACATCAAAACCTTTGCCTACGGCAACACCAAGTACACGGACCTCTGGCAGCATTTGCAACAG GCTGTCGAGAAGAACAATGTCGTGCTGCCCAGCTCCATCGGCGGCATCATGGACACCTGGACGCTGCAGATGGGCTTCCCCGTGGTGACCGTCAACACCCTCGATGGCACCATCAGCCAGAAGCACTTCCTGCTGGACCCCAACTCCAAGGTGGACAGGCCCTCCCCCTTCAA CTACAGCTGGATCGTCCCCGTCACCTGGATGACGAATGAGACCATGGGGGACAGGTACTGGCTGACCAAAGTCTCAG acACCAACGACACATTCAAGGTGGGCagcgccaggtggctcctgctgAACCTGAACGTCAGTGGGTACTTCCGCGTCAACTACAACCAGGAGAACTGGGACCAGCTCCTcgcccagctctccagcaacCACCAG GTCATCCCCGTGATCAACCGTGCCCAGATCATCGATGACGCCTTTAACCTGGCCAG GGCCAAGTACGTCAACGTGACCTTGGCCTTGAGCACCACGCGGTTCCTGAGCCAGGAGACGGAGTACATGCCCTGGGAGGCAGCGCTCAACAACCTCCATTACTTCCAGCTGATGTTTGACCGCAGTGAGGTCTTCGGGGTGATGACG AAATACATACAGAAACAGGTGACGCCCCTCTTCAACCACTACAAGAACATCACCGGCAACTGGAGCAACATCCCTGAGGACCTGATGGACCA GTACAACGAGATCAACGCCATCAGCACAGCCTGCTCCTACGGCATCGCTGAGTGCCAGAAGCTGGCCACCGACTACTACGTGCAGTGGCAGCAAAACATGAGCCATAACCC GATCCCCCCGAACCTGCGCTCCTCCATCTACTGCAGCATAGTGGCCACGGGCGGGGAGGAGGCCTGGACCTTTATCTGGGACAAGTTCCAAGAGGCCACCGTTGTGTCCGAGGCTGACAAGCTCCGCACGGCCCTCTCCTGCAGCCGCGAACCCTGGATCCTCAACCG GTACCTGCAGTACACCCTCGACCCCAAGAAGATCCGGAAGCAGGATGCCACCGCCACCATCAACAGCATCGCCAGCAACGTGGTGGGGCAGCCCTTGGCCTGGGACTTCATCCGCGGCAACTGGAAGATGCTCTTCAGCCA gtATGGGGGCggctccttctccttctcccggCTGATTTTGTCAGTGACCCAGCGGTTTTCCACAGAGTTTGAGCTGCAGCAG ctgcagcaattCAAGGAGGACAACCAGGACGTCGGCTTCGGGTCGGGGACGCGGGCGCTGGAGCAGGCGCTGGAGAGGACCCGCGCCAACATCAACTGGGTGAACGAGAACCAGCAGACGGTGCTGTCCTGGTTCCAGGGTGAGATCATGGCTCCCCGCCGCTAA
- the LOC128914914 gene encoding mesoderm posterior protein 2-like, translating to MDGPPAPLLPRGPQPPAGHALLQDRARGLVDTISPTPSGEPPRASPCPPRGRQPGAGGQHGGGDEPGRRGGPGGPRQSASEREKLRMRRLAQALLRLRHYLPPALVPAGQSLTKIETLRLAIRYIAHLSALLGLSEEALARRRGAAPRHCPLCPQGLGCCQAPDPRLHPPAPAPRDASPPDTVGWGSPPMMGTPLDLHGAPGMGTGAWGSPPCGSAAGTPPEVLGVPDMGMEAWGSPPYIPVAGIPLELHRTPVSISGSWSSPLCSLGAVTPLEPPQRRATAKGTGTASSCCLEPAAPPQPPGVGLTDAGPPETPTRGSQLPAHCQVPTAPSPAQPLLPHPPPSGAAGLGGGCSSQGAGRAASANPPARHGRGVCLRWGAQTDAC from the coding sequence ATGGATGGACCCCCAGCTCCACTCCTGCCCCGAGgtccccagcccccagcaggcCATGCCCTGCTCCAGGACCGGGCCAGGGGGCTCGTCGACACCATCTCCCCAACCCCTTCTGGAGAGCCCCCCCGtgcgtccccgtgtcccccgcggggccggcagccgggAGCCGGGGGGCAGCATGGCGGTGGGGATGAGCcagggcggcgcggggggccggggggcccgcGGCAGAGCGCCAGCGAGCGGGAGAAGCTGCGGATGCGGCGGCTGGCGCAGGCACTGCTGAGGCTGCGGCACTACCTGCCGCCCGCGCTGGTGCCCGCGGGGCAGAGCCTGACCAAGATCGAGACCCTGCGCCTCGCCATCCGCTACATCGCCCACCTCTCGGCCCTGCTGGGACTCAGCGAGGAGGCgctggcccggcggcggggggcggccccccGGCACTGCCCCCTCTGCCCACAGGGTCTGGGGTGCTGCCAGGCCCCGGACCCCCGCCtgcacccaccagccccagccccacgggatgcTTCGCCCCCTGATACTGTGGGCTGGGGGTCCCCTCCCATGATGGGGACCCCCCTGGATCTTCACGGGGCTCCTGGCATGGGGACGGGTGCCTGGGGATCACCCCCGTGTGGCTCTGCTGCGGGGACCCCCCCAGAGGTGCTTGGGGTTCCCGACATGGGCATGGAGGCCTGGGGGTCGCCCCCCTACATCCCTGTCGCAGGGATCCCCCTGGAGCTGCACAGGACCCCTGTCTCCATCTCGGGGTCCTGGTCATCACCGCTGTGCAGCCTCGGAGCAGTCACCCCGCTGGAGCCCCCCCAGAGACGCGCCACCGCCAAGGGCACCGGGAcggcttcctcctgctgcttggaacctgcagcccccccgcagcCTCCTGGGGTAGGACTGACGGACGCAGGGCCCCCCGAGACGCCCACGCGTGGCTCCCAGCTGCCTGCGCACTGCCAGGtacccacagccccctccccagcccagcccctgctcccgcACCCACCACCctcgggggcagcggggctggggggtggatgCTCCTCGCAGGGCGCGGGCAGGGCTGCTTCAGCAAATCCCCCTGCACGCCATGGCCGGGGGGTCTGCCTGCGCTGGGGGGCACAGACTGATGCGTGCTGA